The Verrucomicrobium spinosum DSM 4136 = JCM 18804 DNA segment CCATACACCTCGCTGGAGCTGCGGACCTCAGGCAGCATGCTGGCGGGGATCTTGAAGAGCTTGAGCAGGTCCTTGTCCCAGTCACCGGTATGGATGTTGTAGAGCATGGTGCGTGAAGCATTGCTCGGATCGGTGATGTGGATGTTTTTGCCGCTGGTGAGCTTCCAGATGAGCCACGAGTCCACGGTGCCGAAGGCGAGCTTGCCCGCCTCCGCCTTGGCTCGAGCACCGGGGACGTTCTCAAGGATCCAGGCGACTTTGGTGGCGGAGAAGTAGGCGTCGAGGATGAGGCCGGTTTTCTTCTGGATCACCTTGTCATGCCCTGCAGCTCGTAGCTTGTCACACATGGGGGCGGTGCGGCGATCCTGCCAGACAATGGCGTTGTAGATATTCTCGCCGGTTTCCTTGTCCCACACCACCGTGGTTTCGCGTTGATTGGTGATGCCGATGCCTGCGACGTCACTGGGGCGAATGCGGGCCCGGCCCAGAGCCTCAACTGCGACTGCCATCTGGGAGAACCAGATCTCCTGGGGATCGTGCTCCACCCAGCCGGGCTGGGGGAAAATCTGCCGGATCTCCTTCTGGGCGACGGAACAGATGCGGCCGTCATGGTCGAAAAGAATGGACCGCACACTGGTGGTGCCGGCATCGAAGGACATGATGTAGGACATACAAAAGATGAATTAGGAATTAGGAATGATAAATGGTGAAAGCGGTGGGCAGCCTCTCAGACGTAGAGGGTGCGCTGGAGGAAGGCGCCAGCGAGGCCGCCGATGATGGGGCCAACGATGGGTACGATGGCATAACCCCAGTCGGAGGAGCCTTTGCCTGCGATAGGCAGGAGGGCGTGGGCCAGGCGGGGGCCAAGGTCACGGGCGGGGTTGATGGCATAGCCTGTGGGGCCACCGAGAGAAAGGCCAATGGCGAAGACGAGCAGGCCGACGAGCATGGGGCCGAAGCCAGTGGCCCAGCCGTTGTCAATGAGGTTCGTGCTGCTGGGGATGGCGAGGGCACCAAAGACGAGGACGGCGGTGCCGATGATTTCGCAGATCAGATTGGAGAGCCGGTTTCGGATGGCGGGAATGGTGCAGAAGACTCCCAGCTTGGTGGGGGCGTCTTTGGTGGCACCCCAGTGGGGCAGATAGGCCAGCCAGGTAAGCGTGGCTCCAAGGAAGGCGCCGAGGACCTGGGCGATAATGTACCCGGGGACTAAAGTCGCATCAAACTTGCCAATCGCGGCGAGAGCAATGGTGACAGCCGGATTCAGATGGGCTCCACTGATCTTTCCCACGGCATAGACGGCAAGCATGACCCCCATGCCCCATCCTGCTGTGATGACAATCCAGCCGCCGCCATTGCCCTTGGACTTGGTCAGGACCACGTTGGCCACGACGCCGTTTCCAAACAGGATGAGGAGGGCAGTTCCGACAAGTTCAGCCAGGTAGGGAGACATGATGGATGGGTGTTGGATGTTGGAATGGGCAGTGCGGCAATGATTGGGATGCTCGGAGGAAGGAGCGTGCTGCTGATGCGTTTATTTTGAAGAATTAGCGCTGATTGTACCGGGAGCATTGGAGCGAGACAATGGTGAAAAGAGGAGGGGGAGAAGGAGGGAGTTGAGACGCTGCGCTGGTTGAGGGGCCCGCAAGCGGGCTGTTGAGGCGCTGCGCTGGTTGAGACGGCGCAAGCGCCGGGAGAGCTGCTTGTGGTGAGCGCCAGGTGCCGGCGAGGGATTGAAGGAAATCACGGAGGTGGCCAGGCGGTTCGCAGGCTCTTTGTTTCTACAAAGTCCTTCCACACGTCCAACACCTGGATGTGAAGCATCTTTGGAGTGCGCGCGGGAACCGCCGCTTTCGCACCCCTTGTGAAGGTCTTGAACCCTTCGCCTCCAGCAACGTCCAGTGCAAGCGTCGCAGGACTTCGTTGCTGGTCTGCAGACCGTTGTCTGACACAGGACTCCCCAAGCGGTGATGCTCGCCACAGCCCCCGACAACCCATCCTGGCCCTCAGCGTAAGGCACGCGGGCACAAAAAAGGCGAACTGGCTGGCAGTTCGCCCGAAATCTCAAGTCTTCTGTCTCCCGCGAAACGGGTTCGCCTCAGTGCGCGTGAGCGTGACTCAGGCCATGGGAACCGTGCCCGGCCCTCTCCTGATCCCGGTAGGCGCATTGACCAGTCCGGCCAAGTTGATCGCACTTGGCGACGATGCGGATGGTCTTGGATGCCGGTGTGAAACCGAGACGACGGGTGATGCAGTCTTCCATCACCGCGATGTGGTCATCCTCAAATTCAACGACCCTGTCACAGTCCACGCAGATAAGGTGATTGTGTTCCGGTTTGTCCAGGAAGTTGGGGTCGTAGTAGGTCTGATCGCGGCCCAGATCCACCTCGCGCAACAGGCCGCAATCCACCAGCAGGCTGAGCGTGCGGTAAACGGTGGCCCGTGAGATGGTGCGGTCAATGCGACGCGACATGGCGTGCAGATCTTCCGCGTTGAAGTGTTCCTGCGTGCCAAAGGCAGCCTCAATGATGACATCGCGTTGTTTCGTGCGGCGAAGTCCCTTGCTGGCAAGGAAGGATTCCAGGGTCTGTCGGATGGCCTCGGTCATTTCTTATCCATTGTTCTCACGCGGAATGGAATCGTCAACCCTAGATGCATCCGGGTTTGACGGCGGTTTGCTCAAGATCGAGCGTTGAATGATGTTGATACTGGATCTCTATAAGCCTGTTGCTCGAAAAGGCAAGCCACAGAGATGGCCCCGTTGGGGGGCATGGGTGGCGGTTGCCCTGGCTGTAACAGCCTGTCATCCGGAAAATACGGCACCTAACAAACCTTTGGACGCGGCATTTATCCGGTTGTCACCTGCGGAGGTGGCGGCGTTGCCGACGGCGGTTCGCTTTGATGCGCCGATGGGCACGGAAAGCGGTGCATTCACTTACAATGCCCAGCGGTTTCGCGTGAACCGGCATCTGGGGGATGATCTCAATGGCATCGGTGGATGGAACTCGGATCTGGGAGATCCTGTCTATGCCAGTGGGGTGGGGAAGGTGATCTATGCGGGCTGGGTGGGGCCAGGATGGGGGAATATGGTGATCCTTGCACATCAAGTGCCAGATGCCTCTGCGCCAATGGGTTATCGTGTGTGCCAAACCATCTATGCCCATCTGGATGAGGTCCTCACTCAGTGCGATGCGGTGCTAGCCCGGGGGGCACAACTTGGCACGGTGGGCACGGCCAACGGCCGGTATCTGGCTCATCTTCACTTCGAAGTGAGGGAGAGCCTCTCGGTGTATCCCGGCATCGGCTATGCGGATGCGCCTCTGGATCGTGTGCCGCCTGAGGAGTTTCTGAAGCGGTACCGTGGGAAGGGTGGGGATTTGCTTTTGCCTGGGATGAGGGAATGAGGCCATCGGCAGAATGCTGGTCCCACGTCCAGTCGGGACGTCTGTGTCATGAATCAAAGCGGCAGGCGCAGCTGGGTGCGAACGGGAGGGACGAGGGTGGAAACACCGATGCCGATGAGACGAAGGGGGGACTTGACCAGCTGATGGCGAGCGAGGAGGTGACAGGCGAGACGATAGATCTCGTCGGTCTGCGTGAGCGGATCATCCACGCGAAGCTGGCGCGTCAGAGTGGTGAAATCACTGTAGCGGACTTTGACCTGGATGGTAAGGGCTCCGACGCCTTCCTTTCCCAACGTCTGGGCTACATCGAGCGCAAGCTCCTTGAGGGCAGCACGAAGCGTGGGACGGTCGTCCGTGTCATTGAGGAAGGTGTTCTCGGAACTGATGCTCTTGCGCTCGTCGGTGGGGTCAACCGGCCGCTCATCGGTGCCTAGGGCGCGCTGTTTCAAGGTGGCGGACCACGAGCCGAGGATGTCAGTCAGTGGAATCGTCGTCTCCTGGAGGTCGCCCACCGTCATGAAGCCGCGCTCGTTCAACTCCTTGGCGGTGACGGGACCGACGCCATGAATGGCCCCGACTGGCAAGGGGCGGAGGAAGGCTATCTTGTCCCTTTCCCGGATGAGGGTGAGACCATCTGGCTTTTGAAAGCCGCTGCCCAGTTTGGCAAGGAACTTGTTGGACCCGAGTCCCACCGTGGCGGTGAGTTGCACCTCCTGTTTGATGCGGGCTTTGATCTCACGGGCCATGGTCTCCGCAGCCTCCAGAGCGGTGTCCTGATCGTCGTAGTTTTGATAGGAGGGGCTGACGTCAAGGTAGGCTTCGTCCACTGATACCTGCTCGATGCAAGCGCTGAAGTTCTGGAGAACCTGCATGATCTTGGCCGACTCTGCGCGGTACACGCTCATTCGAGGGCGAACAAAGATGCCCTGGGGGCAGAGTTTTCCGGCGGTGCGGGAGGGCATGGCCGAGTGCACCTTGAAGGCGCGGGCTTCATAGCTGGCCGCGCAGACCACCCCACGTTGATCGGGCGGGGAACCGACAATGACGGGCTTGCCCTGGAACTCTGGATGATCACGCTGCTCGATGGACGCGAAGAACGCGTCCATATCCACGTGCATGACGATCCGGGGCTGAGGCATGGATGAGAGAGTACGGCGGGCAACCGATCTTTGACGGTGCCAAGTCGTCTCCCCTTTAGCCCATGGCACAAAGGTGAGCCAGTGCCGGGAGAGGATCTGACTTGGTGTCCCTGTGGAAATCCAAGGGAGCGGCAGAAGCTGGCGAACGTAGCAAGCGCCCGGTTTGAGATGGATTTATCAAAGGTTTGATAAATGGCCTGCCTCCACGCCTCCCATTTTCAAGTCCCTTGAAAGCCCCTTTCAAGGCAGGGGCATCGGTGGACGCCCGTAGAACACCCCATTGCTCTTGGGCCTCCCGTACTCATGCGCGGCCCCGTAGGCTCCCGGAATGAAGCCTGGGGCAAACTGCGACTCCACCCCATCAAAGGGATAGGCCGGATACAGCGCCAGCACGTCACGGTGGGGCCACAGCCAGTCTGTGAACGTCTGCCCCTCATGGGTATTGTTGATGCCCGCCGCTGGATCTGGGGGCTCTGGGACCGTAGGCAAAGGGGTCTCCACAATCTCCGTGCCCGGCCATGTGGTCCAGTCCCCCACATCGTACCCCTCAGGCTCCTCACCCTGCCACCAGTGCTCTTCGGGGTCGCCCCAGCTTATGCTGGGCGTCCCGTTGACCGTCAAACGCTCCTCCAGCCTCCAGCGGATGTGCACCATGCGCCATGCCATCGGGGAGGAGTCCACCTCCCAGATCCAGCGCCACCGCACCTGCTCCCTCCGGATCTCCGTCACAATCGAAGCCTCCTCCGTGCTCTTGGACTTCCGCCATAGCAACCTCGCCAGCCGGAAGGCGGTCAGTGGAAAGATGTCCGTCACGATCACATCCTCATCCTCCCACGCCGGTGGCGTCTCATCATCGGACCACGAGCGCAGCTGGTAGGCAAACGTCATCCTCGTGTACCGGCCGCGCCACTCCTCAGTGGCCAGCGGCACGCACAAGGGCGGCGGCGGGGCAAATGCCTGCATCAGCTGCACGCCCGTCATCTGCTCAATCTGCGGCTCCGGAAGCATATCACGCCATCACTTGGACGAACCCACCGGGCGGGAAGAGCACCAGCACGATGTTGCTCGTGTTCTCCGGGCTCACAGTCGGGGCCTCAGCGCCCCCGGGCCAGTTGGCACTGCCGATCCTCAAGCCCAGCTTCATCGGCTCATTCACCTCTCCCGTCATAAAGTTGAGGTCCCACACCTGCCGTGTTGGCTCCACGGAGACAATCTCAGTTTGCGCCCCAAAGATAAACGGCCCAGTAGGCCGCCATTCCACCACCTCCGTGCCCATGGCATCCGTGAAGGTGTGCTCAGTCATCGTAGGCGTCAGTTCCAGCTTCAACCACACATCCACTGAGCCACCCACCCCCAGCGTGATGTAGGGCGCAGGCACCGCATCCAGCTCCGTGTCATCCAGGGTCGGCGGGATCTGGTCTTCCTCACCCCCAAACAGAGACGTACTCACAAAACCAGGCGTCACCCGCAGTTTCGCCACTCCACCAGTCACCTCCGTCGCATACAGTGTGAGCGCCGTGGATGGCGCTTGGTCCACCGCAGCAGCCTCCAGCCGCTCCTCACCAGCAGCATCTGCATCCTTATCCTGGTCGTTATGGCGGCGGCGCGTGAGGTGAAACAAGCGAGGCCTGGCCCCGCAGAATTGTGGCAGGCCAAACTCCACCGTGGTCTGCCCAGACATCAGATCCTCAGACACACTCTGGATAAACGCCTGCATCGTCTCCCAGGCCACTTGTCCACCCGTCACATTCACACTCATGCCGGGGCGCAATCCCGTGTTGCAATCCTCCTGCACCAGCGCCATTCCCCCCTCCCAGATCAACCCGGAGTACGATTCAAACAGGCGCTCCGCCAGCCCTGGCACCGCCACATCATTGCGCCCCACTGTGATGGTCTGCACAATGGCATCCATCGCCGTTGCGTCCGCCCCATCAGGATAGTCATCCACCAGTTGAGCCGGGCGCATGCCACCCGCGCTCACTTGCAGCCCTCCGCGTTCGTAGCGGATCACCACGCCAGAGGTCACCAGATCCGGGCGCGGCATGGGTGAGCACTGCTCGATATCCCCCCAAGTGAGGACTTGCACAGTCCCCGTATCACCCCGCTTGGTGAGGTGGAAGGTGGGAGGGTCCGTCTCATAGTCGAACCATGCAATCACATCAGGATGCCACTCCAGAGCAGAGGTCACCAGCTCATCACACCGGCGGTCCAGCTTCACCGCCTTTGGCGGCTTCGCATCATCCAGCACCAGCGTCCCCACCTGCATCACTGCTCCTTTGGCAATGGCGTAGTCCAGCACCTGGCTGATGATCTCCAGTGTGGTCTGCCGCTCTCCGCTTGTGGTCGCTCCGTAGGTGTATCGCGGGGTTGTTTCCCCCCCCACCGGCAGGGTGAGCTGGGTGTATGTGAGCCGCATGAGCTGCCACCACGGCCCGCCAATCTCAATGCTCATGCCCTCCATACCTGACTGGCCAGCCACGATGGGAGACATCACCCAGCCACGGAACCACGTCACCCCGTCCCGCGTGATCACCACCTCATCATCATAGGCAAAGGGAAGCACCCCCGTGATGCCCTCCTCCGTCGTCACTTGCAGCGTCACCGTGTCAATCGCCTGATTGCGCCGCACACGTCTGCACAGCTCCACCCCCAGTGATGCCGGGCTCTGTCCGTTGATCAGATAGGTTGCCATCGCGTGTTACTCCTGACTCGTCACCTTCGCCTCCAGTGCCTTGATCCGGGCCTCTGTTTGCTTCGCTCTGTCCAGTGCTGACTGTGCCACCTTGATCAGCCGCTGCGCATTCTGGTCCTGCGTCTGGCTCGCATCCGTGAGCAGCTTGCCCACAGCGTCCAGCTCCTTGCTGTCCGCTCCATCTCGCAGCGCTTTGGCCGCAGCTTCCAGCTGCTCCTTGGCCGCCTTGCCTGCCTCGGTATTGTCATTCGCCGCCTTGGCCAGATCGCCCACCTTCTCCGTCAGATCCCGGTCTGCCGCCTTGTCCTGCCCTTGAGCTTCGCGCCGCGTCTTGTTGCGCTCCCGCTCCGCCACCGACTCCGCTTTCTGCTTCTCTTGATCCTGCTGCTGCTTGGCTCGCTCTTGCGCTTCGGTCACAGCCTTGCCGTCCCGGATGTCCTGGGTGCCCTCAGTGATGTCGAATTTCTTCTCGGCCGTCTCCCGGTCGCGCCGGATGGCGTCCACTTCATCGAGTTGTTTCTTAAACTCCTCTTCCAGCTGCTTGATGCGCGTGGTGGCGTCTTGAATCGCCTGCTGCCCCTTCGCCGCTTCCTCAGCCCACCCCTCCAGCTTTGGGTAAGCTTTGTCGAATTCATCCAGCCTCTGCTTTGCCTCGCGGAATTTCTCAGTGGCCGCATCCAGCGCGTCTAGCGCCTCTTGAGAGTTGGGATTGTCCCGATACGCCTCCGCCGCGGCGAGCCGCTCCCGCCCAGCTTCTCCCACCTCATTGGCCAGTGCCGGGCGCTGCCTCGCTGCCTCCTCACGGCGTTTGGCATTAGCGATCGTCTCCTCCTGCTCCCGGATCTCCGCCTGGGTAGCACGCCCTTTGCGTATTTGCTCGCTCTCATCGCGGGCGTAGTTGTCCAGCGCCTCCTGTTGTTTCCTTGCCCGCTCTCGCTTCTCCAACTCCTGGGTCTTGCGGAGTTTCTCCTCTTCAGTCCCGCCACCCGCTTCGATCTCCGCTCGTTGCCGGTCCGCCGCAGCATCCGCCAGCTCATTACGCCTGGCTGCCTCCTGATCGCGTAGTTGACCGACTCGCTCCAGCTTCTTCGTGATGCGATCATACAGCGCATCCTGCTGCCGCAGAGCCTCATTGTGCTCCTCAGTCTGCTTGTGCAGTGCACTCACTGCATCACGCACTTTGGCAAACGACGCCGCCGCCGCGTCAGTGTCCTTCTGGAGCTGCTCCCAGTCCGGCGTGTTGAACAAGGTCTTCCCCAGCAGCGTGCCCACATCCCACGCCGCCTGGAAGACAGTGAGCAGATCCAGGTTCATGGTCCCCAGGATCTCATTGGCATCGGTGCCGCCTTTCGTGATGCCCTTCAGTGACTCCACCGCCTCACTGCCCCCATTCACGATTGAGCCCAGCGCAC contains these protein-coding regions:
- a CDS encoding MIP/aquaporin family protein, which codes for MMSPYLAELVGTALLILFGNGVVANVVLTKSKGNGGGWIVITAGWGMGVMLAVYAVGKISGAHLNPAVTIALAAIGKFDATLVPGYIIAQVLGAFLGATLTWLAYLPHWGATKDAPTKLGVFCTIPAIRNRLSNLICEIIGTAVLVFGALAIPSSTNLIDNGWATGFGPMLVGLLVFAIGLSLGGPTGYAINPARDLGPRLAHALLPIAGKGSSDWGYAIVPIVGPIIGGLAGAFLQRTLYV
- a CDS encoding Fur family transcriptional regulator; amino-acid sequence: MTEAIRQTLESFLASKGLRRTKQRDVIIEAAFGTQEHFNAEDLHAMSRRIDRTISRATVYRTLSLLVDCGLLREVDLGRDQTYYDPNFLDKPEHNHLICVDCDRVVEFEDDHIAVMEDCITRRLGFTPASKTIRIVAKCDQLGRTGQCAYRDQERAGHGSHGLSHAHAH
- a CDS encoding murein hydrolase activator EnvC family protein; amino-acid sequence: MDAAFIRLSPAEVAALPTAVRFDAPMGTESGAFTYNAQRFRVNRHLGDDLNGIGGWNSDLGDPVYASGVGKVIYAGWVGPGWGNMVILAHQVPDASAPMGYRVCQTIYAHLDEVLTQCDAVLARGAQLGTVGTANGRYLAHLHFEVRESLSVYPGIGYADAPLDRVPPEEFLKRYRGKGGDLLLPGMRE
- the dinB gene encoding DNA polymerase IV; this translates as MPQPRIVMHVDMDAFFASIEQRDHPEFQGKPVIVGSPPDQRGVVCAASYEARAFKVHSAMPSRTAGKLCPQGIFVRPRMSVYRAESAKIMQVLQNFSACIEQVSVDEAYLDVSPSYQNYDDQDTALEAAETMAREIKARIKQEVQLTATVGLGSNKFLAKLGSGFQKPDGLTLIRERDKIAFLRPLPVGAIHGVGPVTAKELNERGFMTVGDLQETTIPLTDILGSWSATLKQRALGTDERPVDPTDERKSISSENTFLNDTDDRPTLRAALKELALDVAQTLGKEGVGALTIQVKVRYSDFTTLTRQLRVDDPLTQTDEIYRLACHLLARHQLVKSPLRLIGIGVSTLVPPVRTQLRLPL